CTCTACCTGTTAAGGTGGAGAAGAAACACCATAATACCGGTAAGGTAACCTCCAAGGTCAAACCTTACCGAACAAACTTCCACCTTTTTCCCCCTTTTTTAATCAATAACTCATTCATCGTTAGCTCACGATGAGATGCAGCGTGACCCTTCAACAAAAATATTTAATAAACAGGCAAACCTGAAGTTTCAGAACTTCACATGTAGAGTTGAATATGTGAAAATGTCCAGAGAGTTCAGGCACATAGTCAGAGTCAAAGGAACAGACTTAGATGGTTCAAAGAGACTCCTCTTTGGCCTCACAAAGATCAGGGGTGTAGGGGTAAGCCTCGCAAACGCCATAGTCAAGACTGCGGGATTCAGGCCGGATATCAGACTCGGAGAATTGTCTGAGTCTGAAACATCCAAGGTTGAAGACATCATCAGCAACCCAACAAAATACAATATACCCCCCCATCTCCTTAACAGGCGTAAAGACCAGGACACCGGCCAGAACCTACATCTGGTCACATCAGACCTAACCTTGAGAACTAAACTGGATATAGACCATATGAAGAACCTCAAGACCTGGAAGGGAATAAGGCACAGTCTAGGATTGAAGGTGAGAGGCCAAAGGACAAGAACAACCGGCCGCAAAGGCAAAGCTGTAGGCGTAAAAAAGAAAACAGTCATAACAGCTGCGAGGGAGAAGGAGAAGAGAGGTGAATAGGGGATGGGCGACCCGAAGAAGCAGAGGAGAAAGTTCGAGTCACCACGACATCCCTGGAGGCAAGACCAGATAGAGGCTGAACTCAAACTCATAGGAGAATACGGACTCAGAAACAAGAGGGAGCTCTGGAGATGCCACACAATACTTTCGAGGATAAGGGGGATAGCGAGATCCCTTCTTGGAAAATCCGGTGAAGAAAAGGTCAGACTTGAGAAAGAATTTCTCCAAAGCCTAACCAGAAGAGGGATCCTACCTGAAAACGCCACAATAGACCATGTCCTAGATCTGAGCATCAAAGACATTTTAGAGAGGAGACTTCAAACATTAACATACAGGAAGGGTCTTGCCAGAACGATACATCAAGCGAGACAGTTGATAAGCCACGGCCACATAAAAATAGGACCGAACAGAGTATACTCACCAAGCTACCTCGTTCCAAAGGCTCATGAGCAACATATCAGACTCGACACGAGACTGGAGGCCTCGACTAAAAATCTGAATGAAACCGGCAGACCATAAACCTCCCAGCAGAGAAAGTCTGAACATGATCAGACTTATCATGTCGATATTATTACATTTGTAATGGCTCTACTTGCCACCTAGGAATCTTCTCAGCCATGTAATTCTCCTGAACCTGAACTATGTGAACTTGCTCACACGGAGCAAGTTCAAAAACGTCAGAGACAAGTTCCATAGCTTCACATGCTGGGTAACTCTTATAAAGAGGCGTGGAATCGTCCGTATCACGAGTTTTGAGCCGGCTTCGGACTGGTTGAAAGTGTCTATTAATTTTAGTTAGTCATGATGCCTGAGCATACATATGTCCCAGCTCTGAGATGAGCGCAAGACGAGTGTGTTCATATGCAATTCCTCAAATCAGAAGACGCTTACCCACCGCTGTGGGTGAGACACTATCCTCAAAGAAGTGGAGATGCAATAATTGTATCTAAACAAAGATATAATAGCTGAGAGTAGACAGATCATGCCTGAATACTATAGAGTGAAACTCGCAGGTTTAGAAACAGATATACTATCACCACAATCACCCTAGCCATTACAGGAACAGTGCTCTTTATCCTGGCCCCGATTAGAAACTGAACAAAAGAGGCTTGGGTAGAAAGTTTCAGTTACGAATGGACTATGTGATCTCTCTACCTGTCCACATAATGTCTTTTAGAAGATTCTGCTCAAATTTGTCTTATCGAAGTCTCTATCATTCGATATTATTTCCTTCACATTCTTTCTCAGCGCAGTCGCCAGGTGGAGTGAATCTTCATAATCTAACCTGTATTCTCTCATTAGGTTGACTCCACGTGTGAGGTCTTCAAGCCTCAGAGGTTCTATCACCAAACCCTTGAGGCTTGTTATAGGCTCGATGAGCCTCATTACAAATATATTGTCCTTGAGGCTTCCGCCTGTCAACCCAGCGATTACAACGATTGTCTCATATAGTGTCAAGGCGGATGTTACATATTTTCCTGGAGAAGATTTTTCAATCTTCTCTATCCATCTGTAAGATGTTTCGCCGAATTCTGGGTGGTTGCCGAGCCAATATATGAAGACATTGATATCTACGTAGCTCTCTGCTTCCACCAATCTCTCATAACCTCGAATATGAACTCATCCAAGTCTTCAGGCCATTTGACTATCTTGAAGGCTCCACGATACTTCGATGCAACAGGCTCAAGAGGCTCGATGAGTATTCTCCTACCTTGGACGGTGACGTTGACGTAGCTCCCATCCTTGAGTTCAACCATTTCTCTTATGCTCTTTGGAATGAGTACTCGGCCTTTACTGTCTACTTTAACATTCATTTTTGACCCACCATAAAACTAATTCCCACTATATTTAAATATTCCCACTTAAACACTCGGCTTCAACCAACGTAACCTCGATCTCTAGAGAATCAAATCTCACATTCATCTCATATCCAGAGGTCCCACTCCACCCTAACAGCTATTCTTGTTTGCCATTGAAGGAGGAAAATAAATATGAACCGAGGCCTCGGCATCACATTTGCACCCGCAGCCCCTCTACTAACCACAATAAGTAATTTGTGAAAGAATCAAAATCATATGGGCTAGAGGGTAAATTACTTCCTCTCCCTAACCTCTCTAGAAATGACCGATGTTCCTATGGAGCCAACTCTAATTTTCACAAATCTCATATTATCAGATAAATCTTTAATTCAGACTCTTCATGTGAAAAATTACAAAAATGGATGCCGCTAGGCGAGAGGCGTCTAACCTGAGGATAACAGTTAGTTGGGACGACCGATTATTTTATTCAGCTCTTAGGTTAGCCTCTGTAAGAAGTCACCTCAGTATTTCACTTGATCTTAGGTAGAAAGACGTATGATAGAAGAACCTTAAAAGAATAGATCGGCTGCTTATGGTGTGGCCACTGTGGCAAGCTTCTCTGCTAAAGCTTTCACTTCCATCTTCAGTCTGGTCACATCCTCAATCAGGGTAACCTTGGTCTCTAGAGAGTCGAATCTAGCATTCATCTCACCCTTAAGTGAAGATATCTCCTTCTCTAGACTTGCAGTTCTTGACTGTAACTCCTTCTCGAGACCTCCAATCCTTGACTGCATCTCCTTTTCGAGACTTGCTGTTCTAGACTGCAACTCCTTCTCTAGACTTGCTGTCCTTGATTGTAGCTCCTTCTGGAGGCTATCTATCCTAGTGTTGATGGCCTTCAACTCACCTGTAACCTCACCGCGGAAAGCCTTCAACTCACCCTCAATCGAGCTGAGCCTAGGCAGAAGAAGCCGTTCAATCCATCCAGGAACCTTCTCAGCCATCTAAAACCCTAGAAAGAAGATCGAGGCTAGCCACATATAAACATGCATCTGATTGATGCAGGTTGAGAATTCGAATCGATCATGTCATTGAACCTGACCTACGCGAGTAGTCGCCTCTGCCCTAGATGAGCCGAAAGATTCTCGTACGCAGCTATCGGAGCGAGGTTTACTATCGTCTATTCTCACGAAACCTGATTACAAGAATTAAGAGATATTTAGTAAATTTTGACACATTAGTAGAATAGTTGCGGCTGTAAGATCAAGTAATAAAAGGAGGCAAACTCTAGACCAGGTCTCTATCTCTTTACTTGTTAACTAATGTGTTAGCCCTGTATATTCTCCTAGAGATTAGGATGGACTCAGCCTCGTGTCGATAAGATTCTCCTTCATGGTGTGGGGATGACATTTGTATCTAGATAAATTTTCTTCATAAGCGTTTTCATCCTTCACCCATTATGTCAGCAATTGTTCTCTTCAATGTTATCCGAACCACTTCACTTTCGGACGCTTATTACATCATAAACTGGACAGTTTTGGTTCACTTTTGAGAGGTCTAATGCCGATGTTTCCTTCATTCTTTTCTCCAGCCCACTTCTATTCTTGATTACGTCAAGTTTGACCAGCATATCGAGCTTTTAACGGTATCATCATCTAGTTTAATTGGGACGATCGCCAGGCTCACCAACAATTGCATATACTCCTTTGTACCGGAGATTATTATACCTATGTTTCCGCGCATCTGCTCGATTCGAGATAGAATTGTCAAAAGTTTCATAACCTTAAAATGTCCAGTAACTCTATATTCCCTCCTCCAAAGATTCCATTTGATCCCAAATCTTATCTAATTTTTTCCAACATCATATAGGTGGTGGTGTATAGATGAGCCGCAGGATCTTAGGTAGCTGGATTCGCCTTTTGATCCCTCTTGCAGTAGTAGCCGTAATCAAGATTCTAGCCTCACTGTTCATCTATAGACGTCTCAGCATCTTGGGTGATTTCTACACACCTTGGATGCAAACATGGTCTGGTGTAGGCCCATCGCAACCTTGGCTATACCTCTACAGTGCCCAGGACACCGGCTTCTACGTAGCCATCGCCAGGGAATGGTACAAGTACCCCATGTACGTCTTCTTCCCAGCCTACCCCACCCTAATAATGTTTATTGGAAAGTTCATCGGCGATCTATGGCTCTCAGCCTTCATAATATCCTTCGCCTTAGGATTAGCGAGTATACCCCTCTTACAATATGTTGCTGAAAACTATATGGACAAAGTTGAGGCAGCGGCTACAACAATATTGTTCGCAACATTCCCCTACATATTCCTCTTCACAACAATCTCCTATACCGAATCACTATACTTATTCTCAACCTTAGCTGCATGGCTTCTACACTTGAAAGGCAGAGACACAACATCAGCTGCCGCTGCCGCACTATCAACATTGACCAAGACCTACGGTATCGCCATAATAATCCCAGTGGCCTTAAACCTCATTGCCAAAAGAATGTATAGAAGGCTCCTTAACCTTATCATTCCAGCTGCGGCCCTCCTGGGCTGGCTCATCTACTTGAAAACCGCTACAGGAGAATTCTTCGCCTTCTCAACCCAACAATCCTACTGGATGAATCTAGGCGTCGACTTCGGCTACTATGAGCACTACATCAAACCATTCCTAAGATTCAACCTATGGAGTCTACCGCAATTCCATTACCTCCTACCAGCCCTGATAATATTCTTCGCATACCTAGTATTCTGCACCTTCAAAATAGATTCTAAACTTGGAGTTTACAGTCTAGTATTGTTCCTGGGTCTCCTATACTTCAGCAACTTCATATCCATGCCCAGATTCTTCTCATTCATCTTCCCAGTCTGGCTCACCGCTAAAATCAAGAACATACCGGCCTTAACGGTTGCAGTGGCCTTCTTCATCCTCAATAGCCTACTCTTATGGTACCAGTTCCTAATGGCTGTCTGGGTCTCATGATCTTCTCTGTTACATTGCCTACACATTTGAACTCCAGTAAACCCTAAATTATCTTTATACATTTTTTGAAAAATTCCCTGAGTACTTTTTAACATTCAATCAAAGTAGCGAAGGGTTTGTGAGTGCCGACTATTAATCCCCTCGACTACACGCTTGAGATATATCACCGTTCAAAAGATTATTCGTAAGTAAGGTATGAGTGTAAAATCTTACATATATCATTGGCAGTAATCAGGTTGCCGCTGTTTCCGACGTAGACCCTTAAAGCCCGAGAGGTAGAATAGGATCCGGAAAGAATCTCTATTCTGATCCAAAATTCTAGCTGCGACACTATTCTTCAAATGTTTCATAGTCTACATAACTGAGGTCTGCTTAATTTAACTGCTGACCGTTGCAGGTTCCATCCATCTTCAGAGCCTTAAGAGGGACGTGATCCCATCATGGAGTTAAGGTATCTGGTTTGGGGCTATCAGGGTATCTTTAAGACCTCTTTTACGTATAAACTCCCCCAACTCGGCATCCAAGGTCAACAGTTTCAAGTTGAGCCGGATGGAGCTCGCATAGATTATATTGTCTATGATGTCTCTATGGCCGAGCATATGGAGCCTCATCGCCTCATCAAACATCTCCAAATCCTCATCGACTTTGATGTATCTTCCGCTTTCCATGATGCTTCTCAAACCCAGCCTGAAACGTTCAGTATCAAATTTTCCGTCGCCTGAGACCTTGGCTGCAACCCATAATGCCTCTAGTATGCTGAATCGTGAGTAGTATATCTCGGCTCCAGTCTTGCCAAGTCTATTCAGACCCTCCGAAACCCTCTCGCCAGTATCGATACCCAATGTCGGAAGTATGAAAGAGGTGTCAAGGAGGACTCTTGAGGCATCTTCGCTGCTCATCGAGGCTGACCACCTCAACTTCATCTGGCGCTATTGAGGCATACTTCTCACCTGAAAGGGCTAATTGGATTGGATCTCTGATAGCCTCCAAGGTTAGGGTGTTTCCGGCAACCCTCAGAAGCACCCTATCACCCTCCTTGAGTCCTAGGGACCTAACTACGACCAAAGGTAGATATAGAGCGTACTTTTTCCCGACAGTAACCTGCATAGTCAGATCCATGGTTATAAACCAGAATAACATTCTTAATTCCGATTTAAAAATTTTTTCTGATAATGTTCTAAATACAGGTATATAGTCACTAACCGGATGGAGTTGATAGCAACCTCAAAATATGCGATCCTGAAGCTAGATGAAGAATTAGGAGAGATTATAGGGGTGTTTTGGAGTTTCACTGGTCGCATAGATTCTCTTCGTTCGCCACTACGGGGCTGCTTAAAGATATATTCGGCATTGGCTAGAAAATGAGGATGAAGGTATTTGTTCCGATCTATGGAAATCCCTTTTTGGGCCCGGTCTCGCCAAGTTAGATTGAGTAGATGAAATACTTCTAAGACTTCCAGCAAGAGGTTCCTTACGATATGTGATTAGCTCGAACCCAGGCTCTTGAATCGAATTTGAGATAACGGTCAGGATAGTCGGCATGGTTTGTATGACATGTTCAATGTGAAGATATTCTTATCCAACAGAGAAATGTTAATACACGTACATGTATTTAATGTCCTGACTGTATCATGGCACATAAGACTATTACAATCTCTGAGGAGGCCTACAGAGCCCTAGCGGGTTTGAAGGAGAAGAACGAATCATTCACCGACGTCATCCTTAGAATAACCAGGAGAAGAGGCGAAGAAAACCTTCTGGACTATATCAGAAGTCAAAAGCCAGACGAAGAATTCGCTGAGATACTCAAGAAAATTGTCAAGGAGAGGAGAGAGATATTACTACCAACACCAACATTCTAGGTGCATCATATGGTATGTCTTGACACGAGCTTCATAGTCGAACTGATCAGGCGAAATCCTGAAGCTGAGAAGAGACTGGAAGAATACGTCTCAACAGGGGCAAAGATATCAACAACCCCCATCACAGCATGTGAACTTTTCAAGGGCGCCTACAGAACAGGCAAAAATGAGAATGTAATGAAAGTCGGGAAGATACTTTCTATAGTAGAAGTCTTGAACTTCTCAGTCGACGCATGTGAGAGGTACGGCCAAATTGTTAACGATCTCCGTAGGAAGGATTCACCGATAGGCGACTTGACACCATGATAGCCAGCATCGCATTAACGAGCGATGAACCTATACTCACATCAGACAGGGAACATTTTATGAAAGTGCCTGGATTGATCGTTCAGTCTTGGTAAACTTTTTGATGTATCCCGTATCTCTTTAGCTGACATCATATCACCTCTTAATCAATACTGAGAAATTTGTTGAGGCACAGTTTGTTGTAGCTATCAAACCTGCTATGTATCCAGATCGACATCTCATCGAATACTTTCGAGACAGATGCTGAAGCTTGTCGTGAGTGTTATACCGAATTATGAAATTTTGAAATCAAGAAATTTTCAAAGAATCAGTGGCATGGACCAATTTCTCAATGCGGTCCAACATTATAGAGTTGCTACGTCACATGTAATCCATGCATGAACCTTGGTCAATGTTGGCACGTTCCCATATGAGAGGCAACGGCAGTTATGAAAACTCAAATGACTAAACCTAATAGAGCGCTTGGTCTATTATCTCTTTATTTGGGTGAAACGTTTATGGACGACGTTGGGATTGGAATAGTCGGCTTGGGCTTCGTCGGTGAGAAGGCCCATCTTTCAGCTTTCGCATCCATTCAAGGAGCCAGAGTTGCCGCCGTCGCCGACGTAGACCCTGGTAGGGTCAGAAGAGCCTGCGAAAGATTCAACATCCCATCCGCCTACCTTAACCATAAAGACCTGGTTAAGGACCGAAAGGTGGATGCTGTAGTAGTAGCTGTTCCAACATACCTACATCTGCAAGTCGCACTGGACGCTATCAAAGCAGGTAAACATGTGTTATGTGAGATGCCCCTCGCCCCAACCATTGAGGAGGCGAGACTGATCGTTGAGGAGGCTAGGAAGGCAAGTGTCATTCTGATGCCCAGCCTAAACTTCAGATTCACACCAAACTACGTAAAAGCTCATCAACTCATAGAGGATGGTTCAATCGGTGAGCCGGTAGCTGCATATTACAGAGAGTTCATCGCGGCTGAGGTTCTGGCTCAACAGTGGCCAGCAGGCTCATGGGCCTGGGATCCTGTGAAAACTGGTGGTGGGCCATCATTCACCTTGTCAGTATGGTCGATAGACCTACTCCGCTGGCTACTCAAAGCTGAGGTCACCGAAACATACACGTGCTCAAACAACGTGGCCCTCAACGAGTACGGAACAGAAGGCTACAATCTCATGGCGATCCTTAAATATTCGAATGATGCGGTGGCAAACCTTCAATTCAGCGGCTCAGTAAGGCCTGCTATGGGTGAGAGTAGACTCGAACTTTTAGGAAGCAACATGAGCAGCCTCGTAGCCGTCGAGAATAAGACCCTAACCTTATACAGTGATGAGCCGGATAGGAAGGAATGGATATTCAGATTGAAGGGCCCAAAGGTCTGGGGGCACTATCAGGAAGATGAACACTTCATAAACGTGATCTCGCGTAATATTGAACCCGCCGTCTCAGGCGAGGACGCTTTGAAAGCCCAAGAGACAGCTATCAGAATCCATAAGAGACTCTAACAACCCATGAATCTCAACCGGATCTCCAATAATACACTATAGATGGAAATAATGATGTAAAAAGCAAGACCCCTACTCAATAATCTGGATGATCTATTATAGAAAGGATATGAAAATAAGGATAGAAATGATGGAGAGAAAATAGTTTTCAGAGCGCTACTGGATCGCAGAGATTCTCATCCTTAGCTGCTACACGGCCGCACACTTTACATATATATTTACACCCTCTTACTATGTCTCTGACCTGGTCAACATCGTAGGTGTCGGCCCAGATCTTGCATAGATGCCTCTCATGTCCGACATGTGGCAACTTAACCATTAGACCACCACAACGATTGTTCAGGCTTGCAGATATTTAAGTATTCCATGCTCATTCGACGTTAAAATATTATATAAAATATTTACGTTGCCTCAACTCCTCGTTCCCCTGTTCTTATCCGTATGGCATCGATAACTGGGTACAGGAATATCTTTCCGTCACCAACCTCACCTGTCGAGGCATAGGTTCTGATTACTTCGATCACCTTATCTACATCAGAGTCATCCACGATCATCTCAACCTTCACTTTCGGCAAGAGGTCTATGTTTACTGGTCTACCCCTGAAGTTGAGCGTGTAGCCTCTCTGTCTTCCTCTACCTCTAACCTCGTAGACGGTTAAGCCTGCGAAGCCTGCTTCAGAGAGGCCGGTCTTGACATCCAAGAGCTTCTCTCTCCTTATTATGGCCTCAACTTTCATCATAGTGTGTAAGCCTCCTCAAGATGTAGGGCTATGTCCAGGCCAAGGTCCTCCTCCTGAACCCTAACCCTCAAACCCATCATCTTATCGATGATCGCCAGAATGATCCATGTAACGGTAGTTGAGTATGTTACGGTTGCTAGGACACCTACCAGTTGAATCATTACCTGGTTTAGATTCCCGCTTATGAGACCTGTGTCGACAGCGAATATGCCTGTCGCTATGGCACCCCATACACCCCCTATCCCATGGATGCCCCAAACGTCCAGAGCATCGTCGAACCCCATCCTATTCTTGAACTGGATTGCTGCGTAGCATATAGTACTCGCTAAAGCACCTATGATCAGGGCCGATTGAACATTTACGAAACCTGCGGCTGGAGTTATCGCTACCAGACCTGCCACCGCACCCGTACAAAATCCTATCATTGAAGGCGTCCCCTTAAGCTTCCAATCGATGAATAACCAAGTTAGACTCGCCGAAGCCGCAGCTGCATTTGTTGTTGTGAACGCTGAGACGGCAGACTCATTTGCTGCTAAAGCACTTCCAGAGTTGAATCCAAACCATCCAAACCATAGAATCGCCGTACCCAAGGCCACCATTGGAATGTTGTGCGGTGTCATAGGATACTTGCCGAACCCCTTCCTACTCCCTATCATAATGGCTGCTATGAGGGCTGCCACACCTGAATTTATGTGCACTACAGCGCCTCCGGCGAAGTCCAACACTCCCATCATGCTTAACCATCCGCCACCCCAAACCCAGTGGGCTACCGGAGCATAGACCAACGTTGACCAGGCCACCAGAAATGCCAAGTAGCTGCTGAACCTCATTCTCTCAGCGAATGCACCTGTTATGAGCGCAGGCGTTATCGCTGCGAACATGCCTTGATAAGCTACGAATGCCAAGTGCGGTATTCTCGACGAGAACGGTGATGGTTCAGAACCCACGCTCATAAGGCCCAGATGCTTGAGGCTTCCAATTACACCGTTGAGGTCAGGCCCAAAGGAGAGGCTGTAACCCCATAATATCCAAGTTACACTGATGACTGAGAGGCTGACGAAGCTATGCATTATCATCGAGATCACATTCTTCCTCCTTGAGAGTCCACCGTAGAATAGGCCCAAGCCTGGAATCATTAACATCACCAGCGCAGAGGATATCAATATCCAACATATGTCTCCGCTATCCATTCTATAGCACCCCTATCTCTCCTTGGAACATGCGACTAGGGTGAAGGTCGGATCGACATCCAGAATCGCATCGACTACGCCGAGCGTATTTCTATCAACATGAAATATGTTCTCTTTTTGAACCACTATTCTTCACCTTCGTACAGTATAACCATAAAATTATGAATATATATCATGTGTACAACATACATGTTATCTATTTGAGGGCAATGGCACCTTGATTCAGATCAAATAGCATTATGTGGCAAAATATGGTTATGCCAACCAGCAATTTTTACACGTCAACATAACTGAAAGAATGTGAAATGTCAAGGTTGAACTCCATAAGAATGTTAGAAGATACTGTAGGCCTTCAAGGAACATTTAGAAGATTGTTAAGTGCATTTAGATGGTAAATTAAGACTATCACAGTTAATCTTTTATATTTACAGTAACGAAAAGTTGAAATGTGCGGTCTATGTCGCACAAACCGTTACTCCGCATTTTAGGGAGGTGAAGAATAGGATGAAGAGTGTAACCAAACTCCAAGCTGCCGTTATAGCCATCATAATAATCGTCGCCGCCGCAGCAGGAGCCTACTACTACACATCCTACCAGCCTACAACGGGAGTTTTCAAGATAGGTGCATTCTTCCCATTCACCGGGCCATACGGAACCCAAGCCATAGAACAGAAAAACGCCCTCCTCTTAGCAATAGAAG
This genomic window from Candidatus Bathyarchaeota archaeon contains:
- a CDS encoding 30S ribosomal protein S4 — its product is MGDPKKQRRKFESPRHPWRQDQIEAELKLIGEYGLRNKRELWRCHTILSRIRGIARSLLGKSGEEKVRLEKEFLQSLTRRGILPENATIDHVLDLSIKDILERRLQTLTYRKGLARTIHQARQLISHGHIKIGPNRVYSPSYLVPKAHEQHIRLDTRLEASTKNLNETGRP
- a CDS encoding AbrB/MazE/SpoVT family DNA-binding domain-containing protein, translating into MNVKVDSKGRVLIPKSIREMVELKDGSYVNVTVQGRRILIEPLEPVASKYRGAFKIVKWPEDLDEFIFEVMRDWWKQRAT
- a CDS encoding AbrB/MazE/SpoVT family DNA-binding domain-containing protein, with translation MDLTMQVTVGKKYALYLPLVVVRSLGLKEGDRVLLRVAGNTLTLEAIRDPIQLALSGEKYASIAPDEVEVVSLDEQRRCLKSPP
- a CDS encoding type II toxin-antitoxin system VapC family toxin translates to MVCLDTSFIVELIRRNPEAEKRLEEYVSTGAKISTTPITACELFKGAYRTGKNENVMKVGKILSIVEVLNFSVDACERYGQIVNDLRRKDSPIGDLTP
- a CDS encoding 30S ribosomal protein S13; translated protein: MSREFRHIVRVKGTDLDGSKRLLFGLTKIRGVGVSLANAIVKTAGFRPDIRLGELSESETSKVEDIISNPTKYNIPPHLLNRRKDQDTGQNLHLVTSDLTLRTKLDIDHMKNLKTWKGIRHSLGLKVRGQRTRTTGRKGKAVGVKKKTVITAAREKEKRGE
- a CDS encoding PIN domain-containing protein, with the translated sequence MSSEDASRVLLDTSFILPTLGIDTGERVSEGLNRLGKTGAEIYYSRFSILEALWVAAKVSGDGKFDTERFRLGLRSIMESGRYIKVDEDLEMFDEAMRLHMLGHRDIIDNIIYASSIRLNLKLLTLDAELGEFIRKRGLKDTLIAPNQIP
- a CDS encoding Gfo/Idh/MocA family oxidoreductase, producing the protein MGETFMDDVGIGIVGLGFVGEKAHLSAFASIQGARVAAVADVDPGRVRRACERFNIPSAYLNHKDLVKDRKVDAVVVAVPTYLHLQVALDAIKAGKHVLCEMPLAPTIEEARLIVEEARKASVILMPSLNFRFTPNYVKAHQLIEDGSIGEPVAAYYREFIAAEVLAQQWPAGSWAWDPVKTGGGPSFTLSVWSIDLLRWLLKAEVTETYTCSNNVALNEYGTEGYNLMAILKYSNDAVANLQFSGSVRPAMGESRLELLGSNMSSLVAVENKTLTLYSDEPDRKEWIFRLKGPKVWGHYQEDEHFINVISRNIEPAVSGEDALKAQETAIRIHKRL
- a CDS encoding P-II family nitrogen regulator gives rise to the protein MMKVEAIIRREKLLDVKTGLSEAGFAGLTVYEVRGRGRQRGYTLNFRGRPVNIDLLPKVKVEMIVDDSDVDKVIEVIRTYASTGEVGDGKIFLYPVIDAIRIRTGERGVEAT
- a CDS encoding antitoxin VapB family protein; the protein is MAHKTITISEEAYRALAGLKEKNESFTDVILRITRRRGEENLLDYIRSQKPDEEFAEILKKIVKERREILLPTPTF
- a CDS encoding ammonium transporter: MDSGDICWILISSALVMLMIPGLGLFYGGLSRRKNVISMIMHSFVSLSVISVTWILWGYSLSFGPDLNGVIGSLKHLGLMSVGSEPSPFSSRIPHLAFVAYQGMFAAITPALITGAFAERMRFSSYLAFLVAWSTLVYAPVAHWVWGGGWLSMMGVLDFAGGAVVHINSGVAALIAAIMIGSRKGFGKYPMTPHNIPMVALGTAILWFGWFGFNSGSALAANESAVSAFTTTNAAAASASLTWLFIDWKLKGTPSMIGFCTGAVAGLVAITPAAGFVNVQSALIIGALASTICYAAIQFKNRMGFDDALDVWGIHGIGGVWGAIATGIFAVDTGLISGNLNQVMIQLVGVLATVTYSTTVTWIILAIIDKMMGLRVRVQEEDLGLDIALHLEEAYTL
- a CDS encoding type II toxin-antitoxin system VapC family toxin, whose product is MVEAESYVDINVFIYWLGNHPEFGETSYRWIEKIEKSSPGKYVTSALTLYETIVVIAGLTGGSLKDNIFVMRLIEPITSLKGLVIEPLRLEDLTRGVNLMREYRLDYEDSLHLATALRKNVKEIISNDRDFDKTNLSRIF